In one Silene latifolia isolate original U9 population chromosome 10, ASM4854445v1, whole genome shotgun sequence genomic region, the following are encoded:
- the LOC141608802 gene encoding uncharacterized protein LOC141608802, translating to MERKRGQKHGGCLMFFQIVYFHRLIWRGLPEKRTLPLIRHWTYDAMKKRVKEECKAYTVHRGFGIGVWDLTTYPISLFLEKTLYKVAVDRVEAEVAAIRQEAARQAEMDDAGVEVIRKEAGRAAEKDTIAQDTGSRTVTFTLPDDLPSDEDLRFLYNDPRVLKWYQTKRNQKLISRLHRDMAAEMMSDPPLSQQVQQQQEGIGEAAGEAEQTFSQRLDSDPAFYAEFIAMLDQVDAAMENVVLLPSFDLGLDDIGKKTPARSYELRYTRARDRAPGGPVNNAAPEVSRTPNRPVPKPAGKKKVVPAVSR from the exons AGCATGGGGGGTGCCTAATGTTCTTCCAGATAGTGTACTTTCACCGCCTGATTTGGAGGGGTTTGCCTGAGAAGAGGACACTACCCCTGATACGTCATTGGACCTATGACGCAATGAAGAAGCGAGTTAAGGAGGAGTGCAAAGCTTACACCGTGCATAGGGGCTTTGGTATAGGGGTGTGGGATCTGACCACGTATCCGATATCACTTTTTCTGGAAAAGACATTATACAAAGTTGCGGTTGACAGGGTTGAAGCTGAAGTGGCCGCTATCCGGCAGGAGGCAGCTCGACAGGCCGAGATGGACGACGCTGGAGTGGAGGTTATTAGGAAGGAGGCGGGTCGTGCAGCCGAGAAGGATACAATTGCACAGGATACTGGAAGTAGGACTGTGACTTTCACACTTCCAGATGACCTCCCTTCTGATGAGGATCTCCGCTTTCTGTACAACGAC CCGCGTGTACTTAAATGGTACCAGACAAAGAGGAACCAGAAGTTGATTTCACGCTTACATCGTGACATGGCAGCAGAAATGATGTCGGATCCTCCCTTATCTCAGCAGGTGCAGCAACAGCAGGAAGGAATTGGTGAAGCGGCGGGTGAAGCGGAGCAGACCTTCTCGCAGAGATTGGATAGCGACCCTGCATTCTATGCTGAGTTCATAGCAATGCTTGATCAGGTGGACGCAGCTATGGAGAACGTGGTCCTCCTGCCATCCTTTGATCTGGGGTTAGATGACATTGGAAAAAAAACACCCGCCAGGTCGTACGAGCTAAGGTACACTCGTGCTCGAGACCGCGCACCAGGAGGACCCGTTAACAATGCTGCTCCGGAAGTAAGCCGCACACCGAACCGTCCAGTACCAAAGCCTGCCGGAAAGAAGAAAGTAGTTCCTGCCGTATCTCGTTAG
- the LOC141608803 gene encoding protein FAR1-RELATED SEQUENCE 5-like, translated as MRDDYLLYGDVKIFDTTYRTNRYNLICGAFVGINNHWSNVMFGCAFVSNEKEESFEWLFNVFNESMGEDVRPVSIFTDQDQAIANAIETWHIQQNAISHFGKLKGDRPFQNLFNKCLHGCYNEAEFEHTWHKMLSDYGLVNHPWFKRLYKHRAKWSTAFNNQFFSAGILSSQRSESTNHAMGFQASKTTSVTEFFGIFENTVKIWRGEEERKEFNGIRSTPSSVYPLVDLLLHASQVYTLELFRVFEKEFALAMGTRAIILPIDDPQVLLYRVYPAAHEEDNHHVTYDCKNQLTECTCRNFQVKGMFCSHIIRILHMHSVVEIPERYILRRWTKFSKTIVWERFLSSDIRRNAAHDAINWRRSMLTAMNYLISKCQSVSDARAVVDKLFIKANEEVELLLSKLNMEEDEPTVDGSVPPILDPVRCTTKGRSQRKKRNMGTRKKAKKGSEVGTGESTMYVAVPRLI; from the exons ATGAGAGATGACTATCTGTTGTACGGCGATGTTAAAATCTTTGATACAACTTATCGCACCAATAGGTACAATCTCATTTGTGGAGCCTTTGTTGGTATTAACAACCATTGGTCCAATGTCATGTTTGGTTGTGCTTTTGTGTCGAACGAAAAGGAAGAATCATTCGAGTGGTTGTTCAATGTTTTCAACGAATCCATGGGTGAGGATGTTCGTCCTGTTTCTATCTTCACTGACCAAGACCAAGCAATAGCAAATGCAATTGAAACG TGGCACATTCAACAAAACGCCATATCTCACTTCGGGAAACTAAAGGGTGATCGTCCGTTCCAGAATCTATTCAACAAATGCCTTCATGGTTGCTACAATGAGGCTGAATTTGAGCATACTTGGCATAAAATGTTGTCAGATTATGGGTTAGTCAACCATCCATGGTTTAAGAGATTGTACAAACATAGAGCCAAATGGAGCACTGCTTTCAACAATCAATTCTTTTCAGCCGGGATTTTATCGTCCCAAAGGAGTGAGAGCACAAACCATGCGATGGGCTTTCAAGCTTCTAAGACTACATCCGTTACCGAATTCTTTGGGATATTTGAAAACACGGTGAAAATATGGCGGGGTGAGGAAGAGCGTAAAGAATTCAACGGCATAAGATCCACACCATCTTCTGTGTACCCTCTAGTTGATTTGTTACTACATGCATCTCAGGTTTACACATTGGAGCTGTTTCGAGTGTTTGAGAAAGAATTCGCGCTTGCCATGGGTACTCGTGCTATCATCCTTCCGATTGATGACCCTCAGGTGTTGTTGTATCGTGTTTACCCTGCTGCCCACGAGGAGGACAACCATCATGTGACGTACGATTGTAAGAACCAGCTAACAGAATGCACGTGCCGAAACTTCCAGGTTAAGGGTATGTTTTGCAGTCACATCATCcgtatcctccacatgcattctgTTGTCGAGATACCGGAAAGGTACATACTCCGTAGATGGACCAAATTTTCAAAGACTATAGTGTGGGAGAGGTTCCTGTCAAGCGACATACGCAGAAATGCCGCTCATGACGCCATCAATTGGCGTCGATCAATGTTGACGGCTATGAACTATCTCATCAGCAAATGTCAGAGTGTCTCTGATGCAAGAGCTGTCGTGGATAAGCTCTTTATTAAAGCGAATGAGGAGGTCGAATTGTTACTTTCTAAGCTTAATATGGAGGAAGATGAACCAACTGTTGATGGATCTGTGCCTCCTATTCTTGACCCCGTACGTTGTACTACTAAGGGTCGTAGTCAACGAAAAAAAAGGAATATGGGCACGAGGAAAAAGGCTAAGAAAGGGTCTGAAGTTGGGACAGGGGAGAGTACTATGTACGTCGCTGTGCCGCGTCTAATATGA